From one Tetragenococcus osmophilus genomic stretch:
- a CDS encoding 5-methyltetrahydropteroyltriglutamate--homocysteine S-methyltransferase, translating into MKTINQKDIPFTVDHVGSFLRPERLKIARKGFTSGDITKEQLRVVEDEEIEKLVEQEKRVGLYGITDGELRRSFWHLDFLEHLNGVEGYVPEEGYNQQFHGKAAPSYNIRVTDRISFNKNHPFLEDFAFLKDKVENDENAIAKTSVPSPNMILRQELLANNGSSRIRQMYPDLSEFYHDLAQTYKDVIKAYYEKGCRYLQFDDTNWAFLADADKRKEMQESGINPTSVAQICRDIINEALEDKPEDLVLTTHICRGNHASSWLFSGGYEPIAKELFATNYDGFFLEYDSDRAGDFAPLRYWNNKDSKIVLGLVTSKFPELENKEEIKKRIQEATEYVPLENLSISPQCGFASTEEGNQLTEKEQWEKINLLQEVAAEVWGN; encoded by the coding sequence ATGAAGACAATTAATCAAAAAGATATACCATTTACTGTAGACCATGTGGGGAGTTTCCTGCGACCAGAACGTTTAAAGATAGCACGGAAAGGTTTTACTAGTGGAGATATCACTAAAGAACAACTTCGTGTAGTCGAAGATGAAGAAATAGAGAAATTAGTTGAACAAGAAAAAAGAGTAGGTTTATACGGAATTACAGATGGAGAGCTCCGACGTAGTTTTTGGCATTTAGATTTTTTAGAACATCTAAATGGAGTTGAAGGTTATGTGCCTGAAGAAGGATATAACCAACAATTTCATGGGAAAGCAGCGCCATCTTATAATATTCGTGTAACTGATCGAATTTCTTTTAATAAAAATCATCCATTTTTAGAAGATTTTGCTTTTTTAAAAGATAAAGTAGAAAATGATGAAAATGCCATTGCTAAAACCTCTGTACCTAGCCCTAATATGATTTTGCGTCAAGAGTTATTAGCAAATAATGGTAGTTCAAGAATTCGTCAAATGTATCCAGACCTATCTGAGTTTTATCATGATTTAGCACAAACTTACAAAGATGTTATTAAGGCTTACTATGAAAAAGGTTGTCGCTACTTACAATTTGATGACACCAACTGGGCATTTCTAGCCGATGCTGATAAAAGAAAAGAGATGCAAGAAAGTGGGATTAATCCTACAAGTGTAGCGCAAATTTGTAGGGATATTATTAACGAAGCCTTGGAAGATAAACCAGAAGATTTAGTACTTACTACACATATTTGTAGAGGAAATCATGCCTCTTCTTGGTTATTTTCAGGAGGATATGAACCAATTGCTAAAGAACTATTTGCGACAAACTATGATGGTTTTTTCTTAGAGTATGATTCTGACCGAGCTGGTGATTTTGCTCCTTTACGTTATTGGAATAACAAAGACAGTAAAATTGTTTTAGGACTAGTGACTTCAAAATTTCCAGAGTTAGAAAATAAAGAAGAAATCAAAAAAAGGATTCAAGAAGCCACGGAATATGTTCCATTGGAAAACTTAAGTATTAGTCCGCAATGCGGGTTTGCTTCCACCGAGGAAGGGAATCAGTTAACTGAAAAAGAACAATGGGAAAAAATTAACTTATTACAAGAAGTTGCTGCAGAAGTTTGGGGCAATTGA
- a CDS encoding response regulator transcription factor, translated as MRKILIVEDDNNINNLLNDLLETDYHVTQAFAGSEAKRLLINEDFDLILLDLMLPGISGEELIAEIRSKKGTPIIVITAKNDSTVLSDVFEAGANDYIAKPFNTVEVMARIKNQLKNLGEKTKGAVLTVGSIKLNDETHEVYYQDQLLALTQKEYELLKCFLAHPKKVFTKANLYETIWQEPYFGDDNTITVHISRLRNKFQAFTDQEVIKTIWGVGFQLNI; from the coding sequence ATGAGAAAAATTTTAATTGTAGAAGATGATAATAATATTAATAACTTGTTAAATGATTTACTCGAAACAGATTACCATGTTACTCAAGCTTTTGCCGGCTCTGAAGCTAAACGACTTTTAATAAATGAAGATTTTGATCTTATTTTGTTAGATTTAATGTTACCAGGTATTAGTGGAGAAGAATTAATTGCAGAAATTCGGTCTAAAAAAGGTACGCCGATTATTGTTATTACCGCAAAAAATGATTCAACGGTTTTATCGGACGTATTTGAAGCAGGAGCTAATGATTATATAGCAAAACCTTTTAATACAGTGGAAGTAATGGCAAGAATAAAAAATCAGTTAAAAAACTTGGGGGAAAAAACAAAGGGAGCTGTTTTAACAGTAGGAAGTATAAAATTAAACGATGAAACACATGAAGTTTATTATCAGGATCAATTGTTAGCATTAACGCAAAAAGAATATGAGTTATTAAAATGTTTTTTGGCGCATCCTAAGAAAGTATTTACAAAGGCGAACCTATACGAAACGATTTGGCAAGAACCTTATTTTGGCGATGATAATACAATTACAGTGCATATCTCACGTTTACGCAATAAATTTCAAGCATTTACAGATCAAGAAGTGATTAAAACAATATGGGGTGTAGGCTTTCAATTAAATATTTAA
- a CDS encoding ISL3 family transposase, with protein sequence MSITHYTKEILDILDLHLTFSEDCFRKEKIAGEMSFVFYGKLTYQAQSCFHCGVEDPQHFVKWGFKTVRYLLNDVSEYKTYLKIKKQRFRCKICGKTFIAASSVADRYCSIARRVKLSIDEKLMEPFSMATIARMKHVSPTTVLRELRRFEKSQRPSKDSLPEVLCFDEFQSVNRVAGAMSFIMMDGQSHQLLDIVANRQLPHLQRYFARYDSQARKHVQFVVSDFYSPYASLVKTFFPNAQLVIDRFHISQHIGRAFQNQRTQVMKSFASKTGPHKHLKKFWKLLQKNAWELDYEQRHWRPSFRAHLTEQDIVDRLLAYSSELRQGYRVYQAFLSAIHGKNQQKFDQLLAEDYAFLPKAFQTVIQTFKVYHQEIAWAFTVPYSNGPLEGLNNHIKVLKRVAYGFRNFQNFRERIFLYRGKYFQSVSPEVSLKHKRKSS encoded by the coding sequence GTGTCCATAACTCATTATACTAAAGAAATCTTAGATATTCTAGATCTTCATCTGACATTTAGTGAAGACTGTTTTCGTAAAGAGAAAATTGCTGGAGAAATGAGCTTTGTTTTCTACGGTAAGCTAACCTACCAAGCCCAGTCTTGTTTTCATTGTGGGGTGGAAGATCCCCAGCATTTTGTTAAATGGGGATTTAAAACTGTCAGGTATTTACTTAACGATGTCAGTGAATATAAAACCTACTTAAAGATAAAGAAACAACGTTTTCGATGCAAAATTTGCGGGAAAACTTTTATTGCCGCGTCTTCCGTAGCGGATCGTTATTGTTCCATTGCCCGTCGAGTGAAACTTTCCATTGACGAAAAACTAATGGAACCCTTCTCTATGGCTACGATTGCTCGGATGAAACACGTGTCACCTACGACGGTTTTAAGAGAACTCCGCCGTTTTGAAAAAAGCCAACGTCCCTCAAAGGATTCCTTACCCGAAGTCCTTTGTTTTGACGAATTTCAATCAGTGAATCGTGTCGCAGGGGCTATGAGCTTCATTATGATGGACGGCCAATCTCACCAGTTGTTAGATATTGTTGCCAACCGGCAACTCCCCCACTTACAACGGTATTTTGCTCGTTATGATTCGCAAGCTCGTAAGCATGTGCAATTTGTCGTTTCTGATTTTTATAGTCCTTACGCTTCTTTAGTAAAAACCTTCTTTCCCAATGCTCAGCTGGTTATTGATCGTTTTCATATTAGCCAACATATTGGTCGCGCGTTCCAAAACCAACGCACGCAAGTAATGAAAAGTTTTGCTTCCAAGACAGGGCCGCATAAACATCTTAAAAAGTTTTGGAAATTACTTCAAAAAAATGCTTGGGAATTGGATTACGAGCAACGCCATTGGCGTCCTAGTTTTCGAGCCCATTTAACAGAACAAGATATTGTCGACCGTCTGTTAGCTTATAGTTCGGAATTGCGCCAAGGGTACCGTGTCTATCAAGCGTTTCTTTCGGCTATTCATGGGAAGAACCAACAAAAATTTGATCAATTATTAGCCGAGGATTATGCTTTTTTACCCAAAGCTTTTCAAACCGTCATTCAAACCTTTAAAGTCTATCATCAAGAGATTGCTTGGGCTTTTACTGTCCCTTATTCCAATGGGCCGCTCGAAGGGTTAAATAATCACATTAAAGTCCTTAAACGCGTGGCTTACGGTTTTCGTAATTTCCAAAACTTTCGAGAAAGGATCTTCTTATATCGGGGGAAATATTTTCAATCCGTTTCTCCAGAAGTTTCCCTCAAGCATAAAAGAAAAAGCAGTTAG
- the rpoC gene encoding DNA-directed RNA polymerase subunit beta' — translation MIDVNKFESMQIGLASPEKIRSWSYGEVKKPETINYRTLKPEREGLFDERIFGPTKDWECACGKYKRIRYKGIVCDRCGVEVTRSKVRRERMGHIELAAPVSHIWYFKGIPSRMGLVLDMSPRALEEIIYFASYVVIEPGNTSLEKKQLLTEREYREKREQYGQEFNAATGAEAIRQLLDSVDLDSEADELKETLKTASGQKRTRAIRRLDILEAFRTSGNEPSWMIMDVIPIVPPDIRPMVQLEGGRFATSDLNDLYRRVINRNNRLKRLLDLNAPNIIVQNEKRMLQEAVDALIDNGRRGRPVAGPGNRPLKSLSHMLKGKQGRFRQNLLGKRVDYSGRSVICVGPFLKMYQCGLPKEMAIELFKPFVMRELVKRELASNIKNAKRKIERQEDDVWDVLEDVIKEHPVLLNRAPTLHRLGIQAFEPVLVEGRAIRLHPLACEAYNADFDGDQMAVHVPLNDEAQAEARVMMLAAQHILNPKDGKPVVTPSQDMVLGNYYLTLEEAGREGEGMILRDMNEAVAAWKNGYVHLHSRVAVDPERLGSKPLTDFQKGRLMVTTVGKIIFNSIMPAEFPYLNEPTDFNLTVQTPDKYFVDAGTDIPAHIKEQEIIEPFKKDNLEDIIAEVFKRFKVTETSRMLDRMKDLGYSHSTLAGITVGISDITVLQEKEDLINEAHKQVGTVSKQFRRGLITDDERYERVIDIWNEAKDNIQLKLSKSLGNQNPIYMMSDSGARGNISNFTQLAGMRGLMAAPSGQIMELPIISNFREGLTVLEMFISTHGARKGMTDTALKTADSGYLTRRLVDVAQDVIVREDDCGTDRGLEIEAIKEGNEIIEPLEERLVGRHTSKAVYHPETGEVMIEANHLINEVEAKQIVNAGIEKVTIRSAFTCNSKHGVCRLCYGRNLATGTEVEVGEAVGTVAAQSIGEPGTQLTMRTFHTGGVAGDDITQGLPSIQEIFEARNPKGEAVVTEVTGEVTEVAEDAATRTKEVTVTGETDTRTYTIPYTARMKISEGDYIHRGAPLTEGSIDPKHLLQVRDVLSVENYLLREVQRVYRMQGVEISDKHVEVMVRQMLRKVRVMDPGDTDILPGTTLDIADFKDQNYKTLVTGGIPATSRPVLLGITKASLETNSFLSAASFQETTRVLTDAAIRGKQDPLLGLKENVIIGKTIPAGTGMPRYRNMEPKEVNNTSENVYSISDIEAQMAAEDALNETQGSQN, via the coding sequence TTGATCGATGTAAATAAATTCGAAAGTATGCAAATAGGTTTAGCTTCTCCCGAAAAAATCAGAAGCTGGTCTTATGGTGAAGTTAAAAAACCTGAGACGATTAACTATCGTACATTAAAACCTGAACGTGAAGGTTTATTTGACGAACGAATCTTCGGTCCAACAAAAGACTGGGAGTGCGCTTGTGGTAAGTACAAACGAATTCGCTATAAAGGAATTGTTTGTGACCGTTGTGGCGTCGAAGTTACTCGTTCCAAAGTCCGTCGTGAACGGATGGGCCACATTGAGTTAGCTGCTCCAGTTTCTCATATTTGGTATTTTAAAGGTATACCATCTCGTATGGGATTAGTCTTAGATATGAGCCCACGTGCATTAGAAGAAATTATTTATTTTGCTTCTTATGTTGTTATTGAACCAGGCAATACAAGCCTAGAAAAGAAACAATTGTTAACTGAACGTGAATATCGTGAAAAACGTGAACAATATGGACAAGAGTTCAATGCAGCAACAGGTGCTGAAGCAATTAGACAATTGTTGGATAGTGTAGACTTAGATAGCGAAGCAGATGAACTAAAAGAAACATTAAAAACTGCTTCAGGACAAAAGCGTACTAGAGCAATTCGTCGTTTAGATATTTTGGAAGCTTTTCGTACTTCTGGAAACGAACCAAGTTGGATGATTATGGATGTCATTCCAATTGTACCTCCTGATATTCGTCCAATGGTACAGTTAGAAGGAGGACGTTTTGCTACTTCTGACTTAAACGATTTGTATCGACGCGTGATTAACCGTAATAATCGTTTGAAACGTTTATTAGATCTGAATGCACCTAACATTATTGTGCAAAATGAAAAACGCATGCTACAAGAAGCAGTAGATGCTTTGATAGATAATGGTCGACGTGGTCGTCCCGTGGCTGGACCAGGCAATCGCCCATTGAAGTCTCTTTCTCATATGCTAAAAGGAAAACAAGGACGTTTCCGTCAAAACTTACTTGGTAAACGGGTGGACTATTCAGGGCGTTCAGTTATTTGTGTAGGTCCATTTTTGAAAATGTATCAATGTGGTCTACCTAAGGAAATGGCTATTGAATTGTTTAAACCTTTTGTCATGAGAGAATTGGTAAAACGCGAATTGGCTTCAAACATCAAAAATGCAAAACGAAAAATTGAACGGCAAGAAGATGATGTGTGGGACGTATTAGAAGATGTGATCAAAGAGCATCCAGTTCTATTGAACCGTGCACCAACACTTCACCGTCTAGGTATTCAAGCTTTTGAACCAGTTCTAGTAGAAGGACGTGCTATCCGTTTGCATCCTTTGGCTTGTGAAGCATACAATGCTGACTTTGACGGGGACCAAATGGCAGTTCACGTTCCACTAAATGATGAAGCTCAAGCTGAAGCTCGCGTAATGATGTTAGCAGCTCAACATATCTTGAATCCAAAAGATGGTAAACCAGTTGTTACGCCATCACAAGACATGGTTTTGGGGAACTACTATTTGACATTAGAAGAAGCAGGTCGCGAAGGAGAAGGTATGATTCTTCGTGATATGAACGAAGCAGTTGCTGCTTGGAAGAACGGTTATGTTCACTTGCATTCTCGTGTAGCAGTTGACCCTGAACGTTTAGGTAGTAAGCCATTGACAGACTTCCAAAAAGGTCGTTTGATGGTGACAACTGTTGGTAAAATTATCTTTAACTCAATTATGCCAGCAGAATTTCCTTACTTGAATGAACCAACTGATTTTAATTTAACCGTGCAAACGCCGGATAAATACTTTGTTGATGCTGGGACTGATATCCCTGCTCACATTAAAGAACAAGAGATAATTGAACCATTCAAGAAAGATAACTTGGAAGATATTATCGCTGAAGTCTTCAAACGTTTTAAGGTAACAGAAACTTCACGTATGCTTGACCGCATGAAAGACTTAGGTTATAGTCATTCCACTCTTGCTGGGATTACTGTAGGTATTTCTGATATTACTGTTTTACAAGAAAAAGAAGATCTTATTAACGAAGCGCACAAACAAGTCGGTACTGTCTCTAAACAATTCCGTCGTGGTTTGATTACTGATGATGAACGTTATGAACGGGTTATTGATATTTGGAACGAAGCCAAAGATAATATTCAATTGAAATTGTCGAAGTCTCTTGGCAATCAAAACCCAATTTATATGATGTCTGACTCTGGTGCCCGCGGAAATATTTCCAACTTTACTCAACTTGCTGGAATGCGTGGTTTGATGGCAGCTCCAAGTGGACAAATTATGGAACTACCGATTATCTCTAATTTCCGTGAAGGTCTAACTGTTTTGGAAATGTTTATTTCGACTCACGGAGCTCGTAAAGGTATGACTGATACGGCCTTGAAGACGGCTGACTCAGGATATCTAACACGTCGTTTAGTGGACGTAGCACAAGATGTGATCGTTCGAGAAGACGATTGTGGAACAGATCGTGGCCTTGAAATCGAAGCAATCAAAGAAGGTAACGAAATTATTGAGCCTTTGGAAGAACGTCTCGTAGGTCGTCATACAAGTAAGGCTGTTTACCACCCTGAAACTGGAGAAGTAATGATTGAAGCTAACCACTTAATTAATGAAGTGGAAGCTAAACAAATTGTCAATGCCGGTATTGAAAAAGTAACGATTCGTTCAGCGTTTACTTGTAATAGTAAACATGGCGTTTGCCGTCTTTGCTACGGTCGTAACTTAGCTACTGGTACTGAAGTAGAAGTTGGTGAAGCAGTGGGAACTGTTGCAGCACAATCTATTGGTGAACCTGGTACTCAGTTAACAATGCGTACTTTCCATACTGGTGGTGTTGCTGGAGATGACATCACTCAAGGGCTACCAAGTATTCAAGAAATTTTTGAAGCACGTAACCCTAAAGGGGAAGCAGTAGTCACTGAAGTAACAGGAGAAGTTACTGAAGTTGCTGAAGACGCCGCTACTCGTACAAAAGAAGTTACAGTAACTGGCGAAACAGATACTCGGACGTATACGATACCTTATACTGCACGTATGAAAATTTCTGAAGGAGATTACATCCATCGTGGCGCACCGTTAACAGAAGGCTCTATCGATCCAAAACACTTATTGCAAGTGCGTGATGTACTTTCAGTAGAAAATTATCTATTACGTGAAGTACAACGCGTTTATCGGATGCAAGGGGTAGAAATTAGCGATAAGCACGTTGAAGTTATGGTCCGTCAAATGTTACGTAAAGTTCGCGTTATGGATCCAGGAGATACAGATATTCTTCCTGGTACAACACTGGATATTGCTGACTTTAAAGATCAAAACTATAAGACGTTGGTTACCGGTGGAATTCCTGCAACTTCTCGTCCAGTATTACTGGGTATTACGAAAGCTTCATTGGAAACAAACAGTTTCTTATCTGCTGCTTCTTTCCAAGAAACAACTCGTGTACTAACAGATGCAGCAATTCGTGGTAAACAAGATCCACTTCTTGGTTTGAAAGAAAATGTTATTATTGGTAAGACCATTCCAGCTGGTACGGGAATGCCTCGTTACCGTAACATGGAACCAAAAGAAGTTAATAATACAAGCGAAAATGTGTACAGTATCTCTGATATTGAAGCACAAATGGCTGCAGAAGATGCCTTAAATGAAACACAAGGCAGTCAAAACTAA
- a CDS encoding ATP-binding cassette domain-containing protein — protein MENLLTTHAVTKTYGKQEALHDVSIHVRPGEVYGLIGKNGAGKSTLFKVIMGLAGQDSGEISIYDQPSVENLVGRQKNVGFMFGSQFFPYLTARENLVYTCKLKGITDKTEVDRVLRLVELDKVKKKVKSFSMGMKQRLNIANALVGKPDLIIMDEPINGLDPQGIAHFRGLVQKLNREQEITFVLSSHILGELGLMASRFGFIHDGELLNEMDREVLLEKTEDQVILKVDNAEKAAYLLEEHLSSLDYIVNGDKEIILSDHIDETNKIAKILVDGGVELYKLTPHQQTLEEYYLSLIHQGG, from the coding sequence ATGGAAAATTTGTTGACCACACATGCTGTTACAAAAACTTACGGTAAACAAGAGGCTTTGCATGATGTTTCAATACATGTAAGACCTGGAGAAGTATATGGTCTAATTGGTAAAAATGGAGCAGGAAAATCAACTTTATTTAAAGTTATTATGGGTCTTGCTGGTCAAGATAGTGGAGAGATTTCGATTTATGACCAACCTTCTGTAGAAAACTTAGTAGGTAGACAAAAAAATGTTGGTTTTATGTTTGGTTCTCAGTTTTTTCCTTATTTAACTGCTCGAGAAAATTTAGTTTATACCTGCAAATTGAAAGGAATTACAGATAAAACAGAAGTTGATCGTGTATTAAGGTTAGTTGAATTAGATAAAGTAAAAAAGAAAGTAAAATCATTTTCGATGGGAATGAAGCAACGGCTAAATATAGCGAATGCTTTAGTTGGTAAGCCCGATTTAATTATAATGGACGAACCAATTAATGGATTAGATCCTCAGGGAATTGCTCATTTTAGGGGATTAGTACAAAAATTAAACCGAGAACAAGAAATTACTTTCGTTTTATCTTCTCATATTTTAGGTGAATTAGGTTTAATGGCTTCTCGCTTTGGTTTTATCCATGATGGAGAGTTATTAAATGAGATGGACCGTGAAGTATTATTAGAAAAAACAGAGGACCAGGTTATTCTCAAAGTGGATAATGCGGAAAAAGCAGCTTATTTATTAGAAGAACATTTATCCTCTTTGGATTATATAGTTAACGGAGATAAAGAAATTATTCTTTCTGATCATATTGATGAAACAAATAAGATTGCAAAAATTTTAGTGGACGGTGGTGTTGAGTTGTATAAGTTAACTCCTCACCAACAAACATTAGAAGAGTACTATCTTTCACTTATTCATCAAGGAGGTTAA